The following nucleotide sequence is from Thermodesulfovibrionales bacterium.
TCTGCGGTAAGAGAATCTCTATCGGCTTTCCGGCGCCCTCGGGCATGAGATGGGCGGCGTATATCTTGTCAGGGAGAGAATCCTTTATCCCGACCGCGGCGATGAGATCGAACCTGAGGAGGGAGAGGTCGGTGAGGTCATCCTGGTTCAGGGGTTCGTCCTTGAGGTGCATATGGACGAGTCTGAGCCCCCTGAGCGGCTTCTTCCCGAGAGGATAGTAGGAAAGGTCCGGGAGGAGGATTCCCCTCGCATCCCCGACGATGACGTAGGCGATCTTCCCGGATCGTTCGATGAGGAGGCCTATCTGCCTGCCTAGATCGAAAGAGACCTCGGCAAGGTAGCGGCCGAGTTCGGGCGTGATGACTTTATCCTGCGGAACCCTCCTCCGATAGATCCTCTCTAGCGCGTGTATCTGGGTCCCTTTCAGGCCCGATATATTTCCGTGGATGACCGCTGTGTCTTACCTCCGTTCCTCTTTTCTCTATTCTATCACAGAAGAAATTTTTCTATAATAGTCCAGGGAGGAGGTCAGCCATGAAGATAATCATCGAGAAGACCGTCAACGGCAAGACCCTGAGACTCGTTCAGGGGGACATAACGGAACGCGATGTCGATGCGATCGTGAACGCGGCCAATTCCCATCTTCAGCACGGCGGAGGCGTCGCAGGCGCGATCGTGAGAAAGGGCGGCAGCATCATACAGGAGGAGAGCGACCGCATCGGCTTTGTCCCTGTCGGCAACGCCGCTGTCACCGGAGCGGGAAGGCTGCCCGCCAGGTATGTGATCCATGCCGTGGGGCCGAGGATGGGCGAAGGCGACGAAGACAATAAACTGAGAAACGCGGTACTCAACAGCCTCAAGCTCGCATCGGGAAAGGGTCTGAAGAGTATCTCCCTGCCGGCCATAAGCTCGGGCATCTTCGGTTTTCCGAAAGAGAGGTGCGCCGCGATACTCGTCAGGGAAGTGGCGGCATACCTCAGAGAGACTCCAAAGACAAGCCTCGAACTGGTCGAATTCTGCGTCTATGATGACCTCACGGCGGGTCTCTTCAGGACCGAGGTCGGTAAGGTTACGTAGCCCTATTTCTCCTGAGCGAGCGGCATGCGCATCGTCACCGTGGTTCCTTTGTCGGCCCTTCCACGGATATCGATCTCCCCTCCGAAGAATTTGACACGCTCCCTCATGCCGATCAGCCCGAAGGATTCGGGATCGGAGAGACGCTCTTTCGTTATTCCCTTGCCGTTGTCCTTCACGGTCAGGATAATGTCATCGCCCCATTTGACGCTCGCTTCGACCCGTGTGGCCTTCGCATGGCGGGCGACATTCGTGAGCGCCTCCTGAAAGACGCGGAAGACCGCCGTCGAGCGATCCTTGTCGAGATCGATATGCCCACGGCTGAAGGAGACCTTACAGGGGATCCCGACCCGTCTATGAAACTCACCGGCGAGCCATTCAATGGCTGCTACAGTACCGAGGGTATCGAGGATGGACGGCCTCAGTTCGGAGATGATCTTCTGCACCGTCATGATCGTTTCATCGATCATATCGGACATCGATTTCGTCTTTTCAAACACGGTGTCATGATCTTTGTATTTATTGCCGAGCCACGATACGTCCATCTTGAGGGCGGTCAGAGACTGTCCGAGCTCGTCATGGATCTCGCGGGCGATGTGTGCCCGTTCCTCTTCTCTCACCGCCTCCAGATGCGCGGTGAGGTTGCGCAGCGATTCCTCGGAACGCTTCAGTTCCTCGGTTCTCTCCTGAACACGTGCTTCGAGTTCATCCTTCGCAGCCAGCAAAGCGCACTCCATCTCCCTGCGCTCGGTGACGTCACGCGCGACACCCTGAACCCCGACAATGATCCCGTCCTTTGTAACCGGGCTGACACTGATCTCGACATCCATCGGCGTACCGTCGGCTCGCTGCATCTTGAAGTCGAGCAGGCTGAGCCTTTCCCCGGAAAGCACTTTCTGCAGCGTCTCTCTCGCTTTCAGAAATTCGCCCGGTTCGAAGAAACGCTCGAAGCTCATGCCGCCGACTCTCGTAGAGTCGAAGCCGTACAACTGAGCCGACGGTGAGCAGTAGACCAGTCTTCCGTCCCGATCAACCTGAAAAATGACATCCGTGCTCGACTCCGCGATGAGCCGGAATCGTTCTTCGCTTTCCCTCAGGGCATCCTCCGTCCGCATGCGTTCTCTGACGTCGATCATTACCGTCCGGATCGTCTGCCCGGCGGAGAGGACACTCTCAAGGGCAGCGGCAAAGTCGGTGCCGTCCTTTCGTGTGA
It contains:
- a CDS encoding macro domain-containing protein — its product is MKIIIEKTVNGKTLRLVQGDITERDVDAIVNAANSHLQHGGGVAGAIVRKGGSIIQEESDRIGFVPVGNAAVTGAGRLPARYVIHAVGPRMGEGDEDNKLRNAVLNSLKLASGKGLKSISLPAISSGIFGFPKERCAAILVREVAAYLRETPKTSLELVEFCVYDDLTAGLFRTEVGKVT
- a CDS encoding PAS domain S-box protein, encoding MKKTKPRICKQPGKKPADPLRRRAETLVRKRHGDGKLERLSDESALCLIHELQTHQIELELQNEELRQAQYNLEEARTKYADLYDFAPVGYFTLDKNGFILETNLTGASMLGFERRKILGRPFIGYVKRGYVKRGYVKRGYSDIFGDHIREVIKTGKPQTCELGLTRKDGTDFAAALESVLSAGQTIRTVMIDVRERMRTEDALRESEERFRLIAESSTDVIFQVDRDGRLVYCSPSAQLYGFDSTRVGGMSFERFFEPGEFLKARETLQKVLSGERLSLLDFKMQRADGTPMDVEISVSPVTKDGIIVGVQGVARDVTERREMECALLAAKDELEARVQERTEELKRSEESLRNLTAHLEAVREEERAHIAREIHDELGQSLTALKMDVSWLGNKYKDHDTVFEKTKSMSDMIDETIMTVQKIISELRPSILDTLGTVAAIEWLAGEFHRRVGIPCKVSFSRGHIDLDKDRSTAVFRVFQEALTNVARHAKATRVEASVKWGDDIILTVKDNGKGITKERLSDPESFGLIGMRERVKFFGGEIDIRGRADKGTTVTMRMPLAQEK